The following proteins are co-located in the Triticum aestivum cultivar Chinese Spring chromosome 1A, IWGSC CS RefSeq v2.1, whole genome shotgun sequence genome:
- the LOC123183007 gene encoding uncharacterized protein, whose amino-acid sequence MPLRVGAAIQRSRAAAKGRRQAAAAAAAAKERGLPFFHRQAAAAAGKGCQLPTPRLLVRPEFGIRLALIRSHKGVEGRYEVLAAQHRLMKLDDYGRFRLVQASKFVEAKPNDPTWLYCQRIRRFEACLDFKFSLFSMASFPLVYWCCHDKDNKTVA is encoded by the exons ATGCCGCTACGTGTCGGCGCCGCGATCCAGCGCTccagggcggcggccaaggggcggcggcaggcggcggcggcggcggcggcggccaaggagcGGGGCCTGCCCTTCTTCcacaggcaggcggcggcggcggcgggcaagggGTGTCAACTGCCCACGCCCAGGCTTCTCGTCCGACCGGAG TTCGGGATACGCCTGGCTCTTATCCGTTCACACAAGGGCGTGGAAGGGAGGTACGAGGTCCTGGCAGCGCAGCATCGCCTGATGAAGCTCGACGACTATGGTAGATTCAGACTGGTCCAGGCTTCCAAATTTGTCGAGGCGAAACCCAACGACCCTACCTG GTTATACTGTCAAAGGATTAGAAGATTTGAAGCCTGCCTCGACTTCAAGTTCTCACTTTTTTCCATGGCTTCCTTCCCGCTCGTTTACTGGTGCTGTCACGACAAGGACAACAAGACAGTCGCTTAG